The following are from one region of the Flavobacteriaceae bacterium UJ101 genome:
- the astD gene encoding succinylglutamate-semialdehyde dehydrogenase (Catalyzes the NAD-dependent reduction of succinylglutamate semialdehyde into succinylglutamate; Belongs to the aldehyde dehydrogenase family. AstD subfamily.; KEGG: vfm:VFMJ11_2394 succinylglutamic semialdehyde dehydrogenase) produces MIQTINPYTKEVLNTYSFLTEKELLDKIESSHQAFKKWEAKSYIERQHYILQLGILLENHATEYASTIVQEMGKPLTEATTEVRKCALLCRYYGNLDIETLTVINYKLDDYQEAQTIYQPLGIILGIMPWNFPFWQVLRYAVPTLLMGNTTLLKHAPNTIQCGILIEELFIKAGFPIGIFQNLVLDIPQVETVIAHPFVQGVTLTGSERAGSSVASLAGKYLKKSVLELGGSDPFIVFEDADLDIATSKGVLSRFLNSGQVCIAAKRFILHHTIAETFIEQFITKIQELHIGNPMAQSTQLSLMAREDLAIQAEKQIQKALSQGAKLLLGGKRKENFIEPTVLHVSSDHPILQEEIFAPIALIITAKNDHEILSIANDTTYGLGASIWTQNIKKAHELALKIEAGTVAINEIVLSDPRLPFGGIKNSGYGRELAVNALFEFVNVKTVYRRGEQ; encoded by the coding sequence ATGATTCAAACTATTAATCCGTATACAAAAGAAGTCCTCAACACTTATTCTTTTCTAACAGAGAAAGAACTTCTTGATAAGATCGAATCTTCACATCAAGCTTTTAAAAAATGGGAAGCCAAATCTTATATAGAACGACAACACTATATATTGCAATTAGGCATTTTATTAGAAAATCATGCTACTGAATATGCTTCAACCATTGTACAAGAAATGGGAAAACCCCTTACCGAAGCAACTACAGAAGTTCGCAAATGTGCGCTTTTATGTCGTTATTATGGAAATTTAGATATAGAAACACTTACGGTTATCAACTATAAATTAGACGATTATCAAGAAGCTCAAACCATCTATCAGCCTCTTGGCATTATCTTAGGTATTATGCCTTGGAACTTTCCATTTTGGCAAGTTTTACGTTATGCTGTTCCTACTCTATTAATGGGGAATACTACCCTTTTAAAACATGCTCCCAATACTATTCAATGTGGTATTTTAATTGAAGAATTATTCATTAAAGCAGGATTCCCTATCGGAATCTTTCAAAATTTAGTACTCGATATCCCTCAAGTTGAAACGGTCATTGCCCATCCTTTTGTACAAGGGGTCACCTTAACAGGAAGTGAACGTGCAGGGAGTTCTGTTGCCAGCTTAGCAGGAAAATATTTAAAAAAATCGGTATTAGAATTAGGGGGAAGTGATCCTTTTATTGTTTTTGAAGATGCTGATTTGGACATTGCTACTTCAAAAGGAGTACTATCCCGATTTTTAAATTCAGGACAAGTCTGTATTGCTGCTAAACGTTTTATTCTTCATCACACAATTGCCGAAACCTTTATTGAACAATTTATTACAAAAATACAAGAGCTCCATATAGGAAATCCTATGGCTCAATCCACACAATTGAGTCTTATGGCTCGTGAAGATTTAGCCATTCAAGCTGAAAAACAAATACAAAAAGCCTTGAGTCAAGGTGCTAAGCTATTATTGGGAGGAAAACGTAAAGAGAATTTTATTGAGCCTACTGTTTTACATGTATCATCTGACCATCCTATTTTACAAGAAGAGATCTTTGCTCCTATTGCACTTATTATAACCGCTAAGAATGATCATGAAATACTTTCCATTGCTAATGACACTACTTATGGATTAGGTGCTTCTATTTGGACACAAAATATTAAAAAAGCCCATGAATTAGCTTTAAAAATAGAAGCAGGAACCGTTGCCATTAATGAAATTGTACTTTCAGACCCTCGTTTACCTTTTGGAGGTATTAAAAATTCAGGCTATGGACGTGAACTTGCTGTAAATGCTTTGTTTGAATTTGTTAATGTGAAAACGGTTTATCGTAGAGGAGAACAATAG
- a CDS encoding signal transduction histidine-protein kinase/phosphatase DegS (Member of the two-component regulatory system DegS/DegU, which plays an important role in the transition growth phase. Acts as both a protein kinase that undergoes autophosphorylation and subsequently transfers the phosphate to DegU, and a protein phosphatase that dephosphorylates phospho-DegU (By similarity); Contains 1 histidine kinase domain.; KEGG: gfo:GFO_2634 UJ101; Phosphotransferases with a nitrogenous group as acceptor), with the protein MKQLLLSCFIIPISILGQSNNLLEIKKLIKKANHLAAYNIDSTLYYDHLAEKKAITYQQDSILTHIYYNLSLDYQTKKDSTLFLEYLNKASNKAQRDSNWMIIMLCKMTYSKEKIKKNLYSNALNFLFEAEKISINHNFPNYLPSIKLKIANIHYKLNDTIKGIEVNKSTIPLAKQYNKKTLMSLYNNIGQFYIENNFDSASYYFKEGLKIVNEFKAEYYKATYYNNLGFTSLSHKKYDSAYYFLSEAKKYATKNNQSESLYYSYYYLGQLYEKQHQYLKAIENYEKMFLYEKEHGVDSKQKTIVYQSIAELYANLKQYDKAYTFQQKHQALKDSIFNIDKTNEFNKIRTEYEVENKNQQIELLTTEKEVEALRKRQLLYAGIGILIPLLLLILFYRNRVKSQRLLQEKEQQRYEAEKQRLEKENELEHANALIEGQDQERNRIAKEIHDGVGAQLAGLKLNLEQTNQGLQNENLALITQDLEQAFTELRSISHNLSTNYLEEKTLDVLLLDLKAQYEKNLTFTIGLYIFPPDLLGKLSQTDKHHLYRIVQELLNNTYKHAAATQVHLSFTQHEDSLNLLYEDNGKGFDPSSKAKGIGLHNIQERVKALNGTLTLDSQPQKGTTIIIDSLKTT; encoded by the coding sequence ATGAAACAACTCTTATTATCCTGTTTTATTATACCAATTTCTATATTAGGTCAATCCAATAATCTTCTTGAAATAAAGAAACTCATAAAAAAAGCTAATCATTTAGCTGCCTATAATATTGATTCTACTCTTTATTATGACCATTTGGCAGAAAAAAAAGCCATTACGTATCAACAGGACTCCATCCTTACCCATATTTATTATAATTTAAGTCTTGATTACCAAACAAAAAAAGATTCTACTTTATTCCTCGAATACTTAAATAAAGCATCCAATAAGGCGCAAAGAGACTCTAATTGGATGATTATTATGCTTTGCAAAATGACTTATTCGAAAGAAAAAATTAAAAAAAATCTTTATTCAAATGCTTTAAACTTTCTATTTGAAGCAGAAAAAATATCTATTAATCATAACTTTCCAAATTATCTACCTTCTATTAAACTTAAAATTGCAAATATACATTATAAATTAAACGATACTATCAAAGGAATTGAAGTAAATAAATCTACAATACCTTTAGCTAAGCAATACAATAAAAAAACTCTTATGTCACTATATAATAATATAGGGCAATTTTATATTGAAAATAATTTTGATAGTGCTTCTTATTATTTTAAAGAAGGGTTGAAAATAGTTAATGAATTTAAAGCTGAATATTACAAAGCTACTTATTATAATAATCTTGGTTTCACTTCTCTATCTCATAAAAAATATGACTCAGCCTATTATTTCTTATCAGAAGCTAAAAAATATGCTACGAAGAATAACCAATCTGAAAGTTTATATTACTCTTATTATTACCTAGGACAACTATATGAAAAACAACACCAGTATTTAAAAGCTATAGAAAATTATGAAAAAATGTTTCTTTATGAAAAAGAACATGGTGTTGACTCAAAGCAAAAAACTATTGTCTACCAATCTATAGCAGAACTATATGCCAACTTAAAACAATATGATAAAGCCTATACTTTTCAACAAAAGCACCAAGCTTTAAAAGACAGTATTTTCAATATCGATAAAACCAATGAATTTAATAAAATCCGTACGGAATATGAAGTAGAAAATAAAAACCAGCAAATTGAATTGTTAACAACCGAAAAAGAGGTAGAAGCTTTACGTAAACGACAATTACTCTATGCTGGTATCGGAATTTTGATTCCTTTGTTACTTCTCATTCTTTTTTATCGAAATCGAGTAAAATCACAACGTTTATTGCAAGAAAAAGAACAACAACGGTATGAAGCGGAAAAACAACGTTTGGAAAAGGAAAATGAATTAGAGCATGCCAATGCTTTAATTGAAGGACAAGATCAAGAACGTAACCGTATTGCCAAAGAAATTCACGATGGTGTCGGTGCACAATTAGCTGGTTTAAAATTAAATTTAGAACAAACCAACCAAGGACTTCAAAATGAGAATCTTGCCCTTATCACACAAGACTTAGAACAAGCCTTTACAGAGCTTCGATCTATTTCACATAATTTAAGTACCAATTATTTAGAGGAAAAAACCTTGGATGTTTTATTATTGGATTTAAAAGCACAATATGAAAAGAACCTTACTTTTACGATTGGACTCTATATCTTTCCACCTGATCTACTCGGAAAGCTAAGTCAAACAGACAAACACCATTTATACCGTATTGTACAAGAATTGCTAAACAATACGTATAAACATGCAGCCGCCACACAAGTTCATTTGTCTTTTACGCAACATGAAGACAGTTTAAATTTACTCTATGAAGATAATGGGAAAGGATTTGATCCTTCTTCAAAAGCTAAAGGAATTGGATTACACAATATACAAGAACGTGTGAAGGCTCTAAATGGAACCTTAACCCTCGATTCACAACCTCAAAAAGGAACCACTATTATTATTGATTCACTAAAAACCACCTAA
- the ade gene encoding adenine deaminase (Belongs to the adenine deaminase family.; KEGG: hhy:Halhy_3185 adenine deaminase) — protein sequence MQIQGQIVDILHRQIFKGEITIQDNKIISIRKKEHTNNTFILPGFVDAHIHIESSMLVPSEFAKLAVLHGSVGSISDPHEIANVLGKEGVYYMIENGNQVPFKFNFGAPSCVPATSFETAGAIIDSNDVKELLQHPQIKYLAEMMNYPGVIHQDKEVLKKIAWAKHFNKPVDGHAPGLRGKTVKKYIEAGITTDHECFTYNEALEKLNYGMKIQIREGSAAKNFEALIDLLPKHYENIMFCSDDKHPDDLILGHLNQLCARAVAKGMDVFKVLQAACINPVKHYNLDIGLLQEGDPADFIVVKDLKNFEVLQTYIDGKLVADKGQTLIKTVPFSQPNNFNTTTKNVEDFEITSNASQIRVIEALEGQLITHELQENAFIKNENLISDIKHDILKMTVVNRYHDAPPALAFIKNFGLKRGAIASSVGHDSHNIIAVGTSDEEICQAVNLLIENKGGICAVEGENQKVLPLPIAGIMSQYDGWTAGKRYEEIDQMAKELGSTLQAPYMTLSFMALLVIPDLKLSDKGLFSGNSFKFVDLEVK from the coding sequence ATGCAAATTCAGGGACAAATCGTGGATATCCTTCATAGACAAATCTTTAAAGGAGAAATCACCATACAAGATAATAAAATTATTTCCATTCGTAAAAAAGAACATACGAATAATACGTTTATTCTTCCCGGATTTGTTGATGCGCATATTCATATTGAAAGTTCGATGTTAGTACCTTCAGAATTTGCGAAGCTAGCTGTACTACACGGTTCTGTGGGTTCTATTTCCGATCCTCATGAAATTGCTAATGTGTTAGGAAAAGAAGGTGTTTATTACATGATCGAAAATGGGAATCAAGTTCCATTTAAATTCAACTTTGGAGCTCCTTCATGTGTTCCAGCAACCTCTTTTGAAACAGCCGGAGCTATTATCGATTCAAATGATGTTAAAGAACTTTTGCAACATCCTCAAATCAAGTATTTAGCTGAAATGATGAACTACCCTGGTGTAATTCACCAAGATAAAGAAGTACTAAAAAAAATAGCTTGGGCTAAGCATTTTAACAAACCGGTAGATGGTCATGCACCTGGTTTACGAGGAAAAACTGTAAAAAAATACATAGAAGCTGGTATTACAACGGATCATGAATGTTTTACCTATAATGAAGCTTTAGAAAAGTTGAATTATGGTATGAAAATTCAAATTCGAGAAGGAAGTGCTGCTAAAAATTTTGAAGCTCTTATTGATTTATTACCTAAACATTATGAAAATATAATGTTTTGCTCTGACGACAAGCATCCTGATGATTTAATTCTAGGACATCTAAATCAACTATGTGCACGAGCAGTTGCCAAAGGAATGGACGTTTTTAAAGTACTACAAGCTGCTTGTATTAATCCTGTAAAACACTATAATTTAGATATTGGATTATTACAAGAAGGTGATCCGGCTGATTTTATTGTGGTAAAAGATTTAAAAAACTTTGAAGTATTACAAACCTATATTGATGGAAAATTAGTTGCCGATAAAGGTCAAACACTCATTAAAACAGTTCCTTTTTCACAACCTAACAACTTTAATACTACAACAAAAAACGTAGAAGACTTTGAAATTACATCAAATGCTTCTCAAATTCGTGTAATAGAAGCCTTAGAAGGACAATTAATCACACATGAATTACAAGAGAACGCTTTCATTAAAAATGAGAACCTTATTTCAGATATAAAGCATGATATTTTAAAAATGACTGTTGTCAATCGTTATCATGATGCTCCTCCTGCTCTAGCCTTTATAAAAAACTTTGGCTTAAAAAGAGGTGCTATTGCCAGTTCTGTTGGGCATGATTCCCATAATATTATTGCAGTAGGTACCTCAGATGAAGAAATTTGCCAAGCTGTTAATCTATTGATTGAAAATAAAGGTGGTATTTGTGCTGTTGAAGGAGAAAATCAAAAGGTATTACCGTTACCTATTGCAGGCATTATGAGTCAATATGACGGTTGGACTGCAGGAAAACGCTATGAAGAAATTGACCAAATGGCTAAAGAGCTAGGTTCTACCCTACAAGCTCCTTATATGACTTTATCTTTTATGGCTTTATTGGTTATTCCTGATTTAAAACTATCCGATAAAGGCTTATTTAGTGGTAATTCTTTCAAATTTGTCGATTTAGAAGTAAAGTAA
- a CDS encoding putative tRNA/rRNA methyltransferase (Belongs to the class IV-like SAM-binding methyltransferase superfamily. RNA methyltransferase TrmH family.) has product MRKLKNSELNRLSVEEFKKKNKLPITIILDNVRSLNNVGSVFRTSDAFLIEKIYLCGITATPPHKEIQKTALGATESVEWEYIEDTLDIIQQLKEKKYQIISIEQAEKSIMLHDFIVDKNTSYALIFGNEVKGVQQQVVSNSDTVIEIPQFGTKHSLNIAVSTGVVIWDFVKQFS; this is encoded by the coding sequence ATGCGAAAATTAAAAAATAGTGAATTAAACCGTTTAAGTGTTGAAGAATTTAAGAAAAAGAACAAACTACCTATAACCATTATTTTAGATAACGTTCGAAGTCTGAATAATGTAGGAAGTGTTTTTAGAACTTCAGATGCTTTTTTAATTGAAAAAATCTACTTGTGTGGTATAACCGCTACACCTCCTCATAAAGAAATTCAAAAAACAGCTTTGGGGGCAACTGAAAGTGTGGAATGGGAATATATTGAAGATACATTAGATATTATTCAACAATTAAAAGAAAAAAAGTATCAAATTATTTCAATTGAACAAGCTGAAAAAAGTATTATGCTTCATGATTTTATTGTTGATAAAAATACTTCTTATGCTTTAATTTTTGGAAATGAAGTAAAGGGAGTTCAACAACAGGTGGTCTCCAATTCTGATACAGTCATCGAAATTCCTCAATTTGGTACTAAGCACTCTTTAAACATAGCTGTTAGTACAGGAGTTGTTATTTGGGATTTCGTTAAGCAGTTTTCTTAA
- a CDS encoding DNA mismatch repair protein MutS (This protein is involved in the repair of mismatches in DNA. It is possible that it carries out the mismatch recognition step. This protein has a weak ATPase activity; Belongs to the DNA mismatch repair MutS family.) has protein sequence MAKKKVTPLMQQYNTIKTKYPDAMLLFRVGDFYETFGKDAIKCSKILGIVLTKRSNGSDSENELAGFPHHSLNTYLPKLVRAGLRVAICDQLEDPKATKGIVKRGVTELVTPGVTLNDQVLNSKSNNFLASIHFNKNQLGISFLDISTGEFLVAEGNEEYILKLINGFHPSEILYQKQHKSRYEQLVGDRFYSFGLDDWVFQEDYAEEKLTQHFNTNTLKGFGIQDLNLGIIAAGAVLTYLADTHHEKSQHVSNIARIEEDRFIWMDGFTIRNLELLYSSNDQAVTLLDVIDKTISPMGGRMLKRWIALPLKDLSTIQQRHNIVAQFLNNEEKSYEIVTLIEQIADLERLVSKVATGRITPREVLILKQSLDVVPKLKEVLGFIKDESVTVLLDQLLSLDSLRQKIQEIVHEEAPHNISKGKVIAEGYNEELDNLRALAFSSKDYLEQIKEREAERTGIPSLKIAFNNVFGYYIEVRNTHKDKVPEEWVRKQTLVSAERYITEELKEYEAKILGAEGRIFELETAIFNELLNGLIEFIKPIQLNASIISQIDCLMSFAIAARENNYVKPVVNEGFDLIIKDGRHPVIEKQLPIGEPYIANDLTLNKTEQQMIMITGPNMSGKSALLRQTALIVLMAQIGSYVPAKNAEIGLVDKIFTRVGASDNISLGESTFMVEMNETSSILNNLSDRSLILLDEIGRGTSTYDGISIAWAISEYIHEHSTKARTLFATHYHELNEMTQSFPRIQNYNVSVKEIDHDIIFLRKLVKGGSNHSFGIHVAKMAGMPRFVIKRSEEILNTLEEKPSKGTVKEKTQKITEDNLQLSFFQLDDPILENIREEILNTDIDTLTPVEALMKLNEIKKMLGK, from the coding sequence TTGGCCAAGAAGAAAGTAACTCCGTTAATGCAGCAATATAATACCATCAAAACAAAGTATCCTGATGCGATGCTACTGTTTCGAGTGGGAGATTTCTATGAAACTTTTGGAAAAGATGCTATAAAGTGTTCTAAAATCTTAGGTATTGTTTTAACGAAACGATCTAATGGCTCTGATTCTGAAAATGAATTAGCTGGATTTCCACATCATTCATTAAATACGTATTTACCAAAATTAGTTCGTGCAGGATTGCGTGTAGCAATTTGTGATCAATTAGAAGATCCGAAAGCTACGAAAGGAATTGTAAAAAGAGGCGTTACAGAGCTAGTGACACCTGGTGTAACGTTGAATGATCAAGTTCTTAATTCAAAATCAAATAACTTCTTAGCCTCAATCCATTTTAATAAGAATCAATTAGGAATTTCATTTCTCGATATTTCAACAGGAGAATTTTTAGTAGCTGAAGGAAATGAAGAATATATTTTAAAATTGATTAATGGATTTCATCCTAGTGAAATTTTATATCAAAAGCAACATAAATCTCGATATGAACAATTGGTAGGAGATCGTTTTTACTCTTTTGGATTGGATGATTGGGTTTTTCAAGAAGATTATGCAGAAGAGAAATTAACACAACATTTTAATACCAATACTTTAAAAGGATTTGGAATTCAAGATTTAAATCTAGGTATTATTGCAGCAGGTGCTGTTCTAACATATTTAGCTGATACACATCATGAAAAATCCCAACATGTTTCTAATATAGCTCGAATAGAAGAAGATCGCTTTATTTGGATGGATGGCTTTACGATTCGAAATTTGGAATTATTATATTCATCAAATGATCAGGCTGTAACCTTGCTTGATGTGATAGATAAAACCATTTCTCCAATGGGAGGTCGTATGTTAAAACGTTGGATTGCCTTGCCTTTAAAAGATTTATCAACGATTCAGCAACGTCACAATATTGTAGCTCAATTTTTAAATAATGAAGAGAAAAGCTATGAAATTGTTACATTGATTGAACAAATTGCAGATTTAGAACGATTGGTTTCTAAAGTAGCTACAGGAAGGATTACACCACGTGAAGTATTGATTTTAAAACAATCATTAGATGTTGTTCCTAAGCTAAAAGAAGTACTAGGTTTTATAAAAGACGAAAGTGTTACGGTTTTATTAGATCAGTTACTTTCCCTCGATTCATTACGTCAAAAAATACAGGAAATAGTCCATGAAGAAGCCCCTCATAATATTTCTAAAGGAAAAGTGATTGCAGAAGGTTATAATGAAGAATTAGACAATTTGCGTGCGTTAGCTTTTTCAAGTAAAGATTATCTTGAACAAATAAAAGAACGTGAAGCCGAACGTACAGGGATTCCAAGTTTAAAAATTGCTTTTAATAATGTCTTTGGATATTATATTGAAGTACGTAATACCCACAAAGATAAAGTGCCTGAAGAATGGGTGCGTAAGCAAACATTGGTGAGTGCTGAACGTTATATCACAGAAGAGTTAAAAGAGTATGAAGCTAAAATTTTAGGAGCAGAAGGCCGAATTTTTGAACTGGAAACAGCTATTTTTAATGAATTACTGAATGGACTGATTGAATTTATTAAACCGATTCAATTAAATGCATCCATAATTTCTCAGATTGATTGTTTGATGTCTTTTGCTATTGCAGCACGTGAAAATAATTATGTTAAACCTGTTGTAAATGAAGGATTTGATTTAATTATTAAGGATGGACGTCATCCTGTAATTGAAAAACAATTACCTATTGGGGAACCTTATATTGCGAATGATTTGACGTTAAATAAGACTGAACAGCAAATGATTATGATTACAGGACCGAATATGTCCGGTAAGTCAGCTTTACTTCGTCAAACGGCTTTAATTGTATTGATGGCACAAATTGGTAGTTATGTGCCAGCCAAAAATGCTGAGATCGGTTTAGTAGACAAAATTTTTACTCGTGTAGGAGCTTCGGATAATATTTCACTAGGAGAATCGACCTTTATGGTAGAAATGAATGAAACATCCAGTATTTTGAATAATTTATCTGATCGAAGTTTAATTTTATTGGATGAAATCGGTCGTGGAACGAGTACTTATGACGGAATTTCCATTGCATGGGCTATTTCAGAATACATTCATGAACATTCCACAAAAGCCCGAACCCTTTTTGCAACGCATTATCACGAATTGAATGAAATGACACAATCATTCCCACGAATTCAAAATTATAATGTAAGCGTAAAAGAAATTGATCATGATATTATATTCTTGCGAAAATTAGTAAAAGGAGGAAGTAATCATAGTTTTGGAATTCATGTGGCTAAAATGGCAGGAATGCCAAGATTTGTGATTAAACGTTCAGAAGAAATTTTGAATACCTTAGAAGAAAAGCCTTCAAAAGGAACTGTGAAAGAAAAAACACAGAAAATTACAGAAGATAATTTACAGCTAAGTTTTTTCCAATTAGATGATCCTATTTTAGAGAATATAAGAGAAGAGATTTTGAACACGGATATTGATACTCTGACTCCTGTAGAAGCTTTAATGAAGTTAAATGAAATTAAAAAAATGTTGGGAAAATAA
- a CDS encoding chemotaxis response regulator protein-glutamate methylesterase of group 1 operon (Involved in the modulation of the chemotaxis syste; catalyzes the demethylation of specific methylglutamate residues introduced into the chemoreceptors (methyl-accepting chemotaxis proteins) by CheR; Contains 1 cheB-type methylesterase domain; Contains 1 response regulatory domain.), with amino-acid sequence MTQISTLIVDDHQLFLDGLNTVFSQQDDISVLHSTTSAKEALNFVQHTPPDLIITDIAMPEMNGIEFIKAVKEIHPSIKILVVSMFQNMHSYQNIDGYLLKESSMDRVLQVVRGIVLRNETHYDFEESSIEIYDFKEHILSPREKEIIQLISEELTSDQIAKRLFVSRHTVETHRKNIFLKLNVKNIAGMIKKAMHLGVIN; translated from the coding sequence ATGACTCAAATTTCAACCTTGATTGTTGATGATCATCAACTCTTTTTAGACGGACTCAACACCGTTTTTTCACAACAAGACGATATTTCTGTCTTACACAGCACCACCTCAGCTAAAGAAGCTTTAAATTTTGTACAACACACACCTCCTGATTTGATTATTACGGATATTGCCATGCCTGAAATGAATGGTATTGAATTTATTAAAGCCGTTAAAGAAATTCATCCTTCTATCAAAATATTGGTTGTAAGCATGTTTCAAAATATGCATTCGTATCAAAATATTGACGGTTATCTTTTAAAAGAAAGTAGTATGGATCGTGTTTTACAAGTTGTCCGTGGAATTGTACTACGCAATGAAACCCATTATGACTTTGAGGAATCATCTATCGAAATCTATGATTTTAAAGAACATATTTTAAGTCCTCGTGAAAAGGAAATCATTCAGCTAATCAGTGAAGAACTTACTTCTGATCAAATTGCCAAACGATTGTTTGTCAGTCGTCATACTGTTGAAACACATCGTAAAAACATCTTTCTAAAACTTAATGTAAAAAATATTGCAGGTATGATAAAAAAAGCCATGCACTTGGGGGTTATTAATTAG
- the ARSC1|arsC gene encoding arsenate reductase (glutaredoxin) (Reduction of arsenate [As(V)] to arsenite [As(III)]. This protein expands the substrate specificity of ArsAB pump which can extrude arsenite and antimonite to allow for arsenate pumping and resistance. Belongs to the ArsC family.; KEGG: pva:Pvag_2249 arsenate reductase), which translates to MTTIYHNPRCGKSREGLAIMEQSGQEFQIIKYLDTPLSKEDIQKLLKKLQYKPIELIRQKETIWKEHFKGKELSDEQIIEAMVQYPKLIERPIVVVGNKAVVGRPPEKIKDLL; encoded by the coding sequence ATGACAACCATTTATCATAATCCACGATGCGGAAAAAGTAGAGAAGGCTTAGCAATTATGGAGCAATCTGGACAAGAATTCCAAATAATTAAATATTTAGACACACCCCTTTCAAAAGAAGACATACAAAAACTTCTTAAAAAACTACAATATAAACCTATTGAATTAATTCGTCAAAAAGAAACCATTTGGAAAGAGCATTTTAAGGGGAAAGAACTTTCTGATGAACAAATTATTGAGGCCATGGTTCAATATCCTAAATTAATCGAACGTCCTATTGTGGTAGTAGGAAATAAAGCAGTAGTAGGAAGACCTCCAGAAAAAATCAAGGATCTACTTTAA